In Fodinibius saliphilus, a genomic segment contains:
- a CDS encoding efflux RND transporter permease subunit: MKKILKIFRPLIGLNYSKPYWVLGVSILLAAILGTFAIQLKIDTDLANLLPEKNPHVKALDKLQATVGGETTMEVVIKSPSFEDNKSFARALIRKSLKLYDDKKDNYFLERAEFRKNTEFLENNALYFATSDELSDIKEYLHKEITKAKEEANPFLVSFEDEEETDADSEMTDFEESYDALIPSEYPISPDSTVMKVTFYPTGSKSDLSYLRRMFSSYDSLLAEMKPASYNKDMEVRYGGRLKRHMAEINSIMGDVFSSFATGISSVIILVMVYFSFKKYLNYRWGNSEEKELGFWKHLLRLPVPALVIGVPLLVSLCWTFGVTYFILGSLNTMTSVLFVILFGMGIDYGIHYYARYIEFRAEGTPILEALHKTYDNTGSAIVVSGLTTAFSLFVLILAQFRGFSEFGFIAGSGIILALACMLFVMPALLVIFERYNWIVFNERIVDESTAEQKESLFTRFPMSRSIVVMGLLISVIVGMNFQQLGFQYDFGELEPEFPEYEEYKKVAGQISSSDKRNPAYILADNQKQVLEIMDKLRHKMKRDSTSPTILDVEALPERFPPSESMAHEKLKEIARVRELLDDPFLRDQEDDQLDRLRKAAQTNEQLQISQMPDYFKSRFLTKEGEIGNFVIAYPSVGLADGEKSIAFKNDVGKVTLDNGKTFYAASTSIIAAEMLELMRKESPWMVGATFLMVFILMYFAFRSLRWTLIAMLPLTVGLLWLFGIMMLSGMMFNFYNLVVLPAILGIGEDNGVHLAHRYREEGKSSMWDVLSSTGQHVTIGSITTMLGFAGLLLTNHPGLRSIGTMAVIGIGMTLVTALTFLPALIQWLEDRNWIRF; this comes from the coding sequence ATGAAAAAAATTTTAAAAATATTTCGTCCCCTCATCGGTCTAAATTATTCCAAACCATATTGGGTTTTGGGAGTCAGTATTTTGTTGGCCGCCATATTGGGGACTTTTGCGATACAATTAAAAATTGATACCGATCTGGCCAATCTCCTTCCAGAAAAAAACCCTCACGTAAAAGCGCTTGATAAACTTCAGGCAACGGTAGGGGGCGAAACCACGATGGAAGTGGTCATCAAATCACCCAGTTTTGAAGACAACAAGTCCTTTGCTCGCGCTCTTATTCGTAAGAGCTTAAAACTTTATGACGATAAAAAAGATAACTATTTCCTGGAGCGTGCTGAATTCCGGAAAAATACTGAGTTTCTTGAAAATAATGCGCTCTATTTTGCTACTTCAGATGAACTGTCTGATATAAAAGAATATCTACACAAAGAAATTACAAAAGCTAAAGAGGAAGCAAATCCCTTTTTAGTCAGCTTTGAGGATGAAGAGGAGACAGATGCTGATAGCGAAATGACTGATTTCGAAGAAAGTTATGATGCTCTTATTCCTTCAGAATATCCTATTAGCCCTGACAGTACGGTTATGAAAGTTACTTTTTATCCCACGGGATCCAAGAGTGACTTAAGTTACCTCCGACGTATGTTTAGTTCTTATGATTCGTTGCTGGCGGAGATGAAACCAGCTTCTTACAATAAGGATATGGAAGTGAGGTATGGCGGACGATTGAAGCGGCATATGGCCGAGATAAATTCTATCATGGGAGATGTCTTTAGCAGTTTTGCAACCGGTATTTCATCGGTCATTATTTTAGTGATGGTATACTTTTCTTTTAAAAAGTATCTCAATTATCGATGGGGTAATAGCGAGGAGAAAGAACTTGGTTTCTGGAAGCACCTACTAAGGCTGCCCGTTCCAGCTCTTGTGATTGGTGTTCCATTACTGGTTAGTCTCTGTTGGACCTTTGGGGTAACCTACTTTATTCTTGGATCCCTCAATACCATGACTTCGGTCTTGTTTGTGATTCTTTTTGGGATGGGGATCGATTACGGGATTCACTACTATGCACGTTATATTGAGTTTCGAGCTGAAGGCACTCCCATTCTTGAAGCGCTTCACAAAACCTATGACAATACGGGTTCTGCCATTGTGGTAAGTGGATTAACAACCGCTTTTTCGCTTTTTGTACTAATACTAGCCCAGTTTAGAGGGTTTTCTGAGTTTGGTTTTATTGCCGGTTCTGGTATCATTCTGGCCCTTGCCTGTATGCTATTTGTGATGCCTGCATTACTGGTGATTTTTGAACGGTATAATTGGATTGTATTCAATGAACGTATAGTGGATGAAAGTACCGCCGAGCAAAAGGAATCATTATTTACACGATTCCCGATGTCGCGTTCTATTGTTGTAATGGGACTATTGATTTCTGTAATAGTTGGCATGAATTTTCAACAGCTGGGATTTCAGTATGATTTTGGTGAGTTGGAACCGGAGTTTCCTGAATATGAAGAGTATAAAAAAGTTGCAGGACAAATCTCTTCATCTGATAAGCGAAATCCGGCTTATATTCTTGCTGATAACCAAAAGCAGGTGTTGGAGATTATGGATAAACTGCGCCATAAAATGAAGAGAGATTCAACAAGTCCCACGATATTGGATGTAGAAGCTTTGCCAGAGCGTTTCCCACCCTCAGAAAGTATGGCCCATGAAAAACTCAAAGAAATTGCCAGAGTACGGGAACTGCTGGATGATCCATTCCTGCGTGACCAAGAAGATGATCAGCTGGATCGATTACGTAAAGCAGCTCAGACGAATGAGCAGCTGCAAATAAGCCAAATGCCTGATTATTTTAAGAGCCGATTTTTAACAAAAGAAGGTGAAATTGGAAACTTTGTGATTGCTTATCCCAGTGTAGGGCTGGCAGATGGTGAGAAATCTATAGCCTTTAAAAATGATGTGGGTAAAGTGACTCTTGATAACGGCAAGACTTTTTATGCAGCCAGTACATCAATTATTGCAGCAGAAATGTTGGAGCTAATGCGTAAAGAAAGCCCATGGATGGTAGGGGCTACCTTCTTAATGGTGTTTATATTGATGTATTTTGCTTTCCGTTCGCTGCGATGGACCCTGATAGCAATGTTACCCCTAACCGTAGGTTTGTTGTGGCTGTTTGGGATTATGATGTTATCAGGTATGATGTTTAATTTTTACAACTTAGTGGTTCTTCCAGCAATTCTCGGGATTGGTGAAGATAATGGGGTTCACTTGGCACACCGCTATCGCGAAGAAGGGAAAAGCAGTATGTGGGATGTACTGTCAAGTACAGGTCAGCATGTGACCATTGGTTCCATTACAACTATGCTTGGTTTTGCGGGGTTATTGCTAACTAATCATCCGGGGTTACGGTCGATTGGAACAATGGCTGTTATCGGAATCGGGATGACTCTGGTTACCGCATTAACCTTTTTGCCGGCTCTGATACAATGGCTCGAAGATCGAAATTGGATTCGGTTTTAA
- a CDS encoding oligosaccharide flippase family protein → MSIKEELKKGAFVNFLGILGKIAGPSFLVLVTRYYGPDLFGIFITANLAIEIALAFLTSGFKDGALIFVARHADHKEQHHHLYRSLSNALALSMGLSFLLIVLSYLVGPVVFEMLYADDFGNQLQFMLLTMGLVLPLMAFDRIVTAATQGLKIMKYDAMVNGGIRPVFLLLYSIGFWYIWPTLTGLTLGYISTQVTVALVATFIYQKELSWAGLFQAFRSFKFDKELLDFALPQNLNMTLNKFITGLDVLMLPIFGASASMVGFYGAGSMIVREIRNVKLIFSSAFAPHIVRFYEKNDLEGLSKNFSMTAKWIASITIPIIIGVAIFREDLLRIVHPEFGQSALFMLILLPIPYMYCSYSLAGNIVTMTGHSKLTLFNSVVVSASNFLLNLWLIPLWGMEGAALASALATFTLTLMELAEARYFVGAKLHLKQIYKPHLAGLAVSLLLVVFIPLSQFSDKAFFNHLVQYGVVLLIYGILLFGFRFNFSNLKKQLSN, encoded by the coding sequence ATGAGCATCAAAGAAGAACTAAAAAAAGGAGCATTTGTAAATTTTCTGGGCATTCTCGGCAAAATTGCCGGCCCTTCTTTTTTGGTATTGGTAACACGATATTATGGTCCTGATCTATTTGGAATATTTATTACAGCAAACCTTGCCATAGAAATAGCACTGGCCTTTCTTACCTCCGGCTTTAAAGACGGTGCCCTCATTTTTGTGGCCCGCCATGCAGATCATAAGGAGCAGCACCACCACCTGTATCGTTCGTTATCCAATGCTCTTGCTCTAAGTATGGGCTTATCATTTCTTTTAATTGTGCTTAGCTACTTGGTCGGACCAGTGGTATTTGAGATGCTATACGCCGATGATTTCGGAAATCAGCTGCAGTTTATGCTGCTTACTATGGGCCTTGTTTTACCATTAATGGCATTTGATCGAATTGTAACAGCAGCTACGCAAGGACTTAAAATCATGAAGTACGATGCCATGGTCAATGGAGGTATCCGGCCCGTATTCTTGCTACTTTATTCCATTGGCTTTTGGTATATCTGGCCCACCCTCACCGGCCTTACATTGGGATACATCAGCACGCAAGTCACCGTTGCCTTGGTAGCAACATTCATATATCAAAAGGAGCTGTCATGGGCAGGCCTATTTCAGGCCTTTAGATCCTTTAAGTTTGATAAAGAGCTACTTGACTTTGCCCTGCCACAAAACTTAAATATGACGTTAAATAAATTCATTACCGGATTAGATGTTTTGATGCTCCCTATCTTTGGAGCTTCGGCCTCAATGGTTGGCTTCTATGGGGCCGGTTCAATGATTGTTCGAGAAATTCGGAATGTAAAACTCATCTTCTCCAGTGCTTTTGCCCCTCATATCGTACGTTTTTACGAAAAGAATGATCTGGAAGGGCTCTCGAAGAATTTCTCCATGACCGCTAAATGGATTGCCTCTATTACAATCCCGATTATTATCGGTGTAGCAATATTCAGAGAGGATCTGCTGCGAATTGTGCACCCTGAATTTGGACAGAGTGCTCTCTTTATGCTGATACTGTTACCAATCCCCTATATGTACTGCTCTTACAGCTTAGCAGGTAATATTGTGACGATGACCGGCCATTCAAAGCTGACTCTCTTCAATTCTGTCGTAGTCTCCGCTTCAAACTTTCTACTCAATCTCTGGTTAATACCCCTTTGGGGGATGGAGGGTGCTGCCTTAGCTTCGGCATTAGCTACTTTCACCCTAACCTTGATGGAGCTGGCCGAAGCCCGGTATTTCGTGGGAGCCAAGCTACATTTAAAACAGATATATAAGCCTCACCTGGCCGGACTTGCAGTAAGCCTGCTTCTGGTAGTTTTCATTCCTCTGTCTCAGTTTTCTGACAAAGCATTCTTTAACCACCTTGTACAATACGGGGTCGTACTTTTAATCTACGGAATCTTATTATTCGGATTTAGGTTCAACTTTTCTAACCTAAAAAAGCAGCTGAGCAATTAA
- a CDS encoding DUF3047 domain-containing protein — translation MKQFISLLVLLFIVSSSIIAQNFDKEAIFQPERLKNGNILIEDFENDSVGSLPKRWYNRDADFRVVTSSKQEQSLYKYEIRQEEENKYLHYNGMKVRHLTYPLKNKDGINIYDTPILSWRWRVHKLPKGANEDINGKNDTAASLYVVFDMGRIAFFKKVPKSIRYTWSSSLEPGTNTSKLFGNQQILVLESGEKNAGKWKTFERNIVEDYRRLFGDDPPQKPLAILLMSDGDSMNDNSIADYDDIMLKPVENKETQ, via the coding sequence ATGAAACAGTTTATATCGTTACTAGTCTTACTTTTTATTGTAAGTTCTTCAATTATTGCTCAGAATTTTGACAAAGAAGCTATATTTCAACCAGAAAGGTTAAAGAATGGCAATATTTTAATTGAAGATTTTGAAAATGATTCGGTTGGAAGCCTCCCTAAACGTTGGTACAATAGAGATGCTGACTTTCGTGTTGTTACCTCTTCAAAGCAGGAACAAAGTTTATACAAATATGAAATACGTCAGGAAGAGGAAAATAAGTATCTCCATTACAATGGTATGAAGGTACGTCATCTAACCTATCCGTTAAAAAACAAGGATGGAATAAATATTTATGACACACCGATTTTAAGCTGGAGATGGCGAGTTCATAAGCTACCAAAGGGAGCAAATGAAGATATAAATGGGAAAAATGATACAGCGGCAAGTCTCTATGTTGTATTTGATATGGGGCGTATTGCTTTTTTTAAGAAAGTTCCCAAATCAATACGATATACTTGGAGTTCGAGTTTAGAACCAGGGACTAATACTTCTAAATTATTTGGGAATCAGCAGATTTTGGTATTAGAATCCGGTGAGAAAAATGCTGGAAAGTGGAAAACTTTTGAACGAAATATTGTTGAAGATTATAGACGACTATTCGGTGATGATCCCCCTCAAAAGCCTCTTGCAATACTTCTGATGAGCGATGGAGATAGCATGAATGATAATTCGATTGCTGATTATGATGATATTATGCTAAAACCAGTTGAAAATAAGGAAACTCAATAA
- a CDS encoding NTP transferase domain-containing protein, which produces MDKENIGNRTGVVLAAGFGSRLNGTVKETSLKPLTPVAGTPLIFRVIESLKIAGCKRVVIVLGHGYEEIKQSIKERYEGPLELVYAYNENYDLQNGVSVLTAREYVEDEFVLTMADHILEKSLMQKARIHTPPEDGATLLVDYKIGTIFDMDDATKVLAEDTKLKSIGKQIEEFNCIDTGVFLGTQGLLKALEDRYQESGNVSLSDGIQELARRDKMEVLDIGDSFWQDVDTPEMMAHAEEQLAKKSISV; this is translated from the coding sequence ATGGATAAAGAAAATATTGGTAATAGAACCGGTGTAGTTTTAGCAGCCGGTTTCGGTTCACGTCTGAACGGTACGGTTAAGGAAACAAGTCTTAAACCACTAACACCTGTAGCAGGTACTCCTTTAATATTTCGTGTTATTGAAAGCCTGAAAATAGCTGGTTGTAAGCGAGTAGTTATTGTCTTGGGACATGGATATGAGGAGATAAAGCAGAGTATAAAGGAGCGTTATGAAGGCCCGTTAGAACTCGTATATGCATATAACGAAAATTATGATCTTCAAAATGGGGTCTCAGTCCTTACCGCCCGTGAATATGTTGAGGATGAGTTTGTTCTAACAATGGCAGATCATATCCTTGAAAAATCATTAATGCAAAAAGCGCGTATTCATACCCCGCCTGAGGATGGTGCGACCCTATTAGTTGATTATAAGATAGGCACTATCTTTGATATGGATGATGCTACAAAAGTTTTAGCAGAGGATACAAAGCTGAAATCAATAGGGAAACAGATTGAGGAGTTCAATTGTATTGATACTGGAGTTTTTCTCGGAACTCAGGGATTGCTTAAAGCATTGGAAGATCGATACCAAGAGTCTGGGAATGTATCTTTGAGTGATGGGATCCAAGAATTGGCACGTCGGGATAAAATGGAAGTGTTAGATATCGGTGATAGTTTTTGGCAAGATGTAGATACCCCGGAAATGATGGCTCATGCTGAAGAACAGTTAGCCAAAAAATCGATCTCTGTCTAA
- a CDS encoding CDP-glycerol glycerophosphotransferase family protein: protein MKILIYATTFGADLWAFTHFLDQKPGVEIRVLLDDPELFNGEGVADLFELDAKLIERKWYHSIFGLRGFEPDVTIMDNRVPLFAPSPKGMILWHGFGWKGPNDEREFRWLHFSLKNCWGSAKVPNPDFIWQCFGPWDFEHRTQVSGFAPENCRILGSASHDYLRKPFDAQKAQPYYPFDVANKPTVLIAPTWHYGDVFSHWGEDKVIFPKLVDQITELGANIILRLHDSFRFEDEYRSFLEGLADNHDNVFLKYKNENPDNLLDLQVSDLLITNYSSIANLFYATGKPTIHVYPVKDADEEFLWRSQTVAGVYKRKVDSARFIWKLPPEENGGLMAHNLKELQEQIDYAIKNPECCEESANEFLDEYMLGADGKNCERIWSSLQELVYGKHFESDKEPVLVESNR, encoded by the coding sequence ATGAAAATACTTATTTATGCCACCACTTTTGGGGCAGATCTGTGGGCGTTCACTCATTTTTTAGACCAAAAACCAGGTGTTGAAATTCGTGTATTATTAGATGACCCTGAGTTATTCAATGGCGAAGGAGTAGCAGATCTGTTTGAACTCGATGCTAAACTTATAGAACGTAAGTGGTACCACTCCATATTCGGATTGCGAGGCTTTGAACCTGACGTGACAATTATGGATAACCGGGTTCCTTTGTTTGCCCCTTCTCCAAAAGGAATGATTTTGTGGCATGGATTCGGATGGAAGGGGCCCAATGATGAGCGGGAATTTCGCTGGCTTCACTTTTCTCTCAAAAATTGTTGGGGAAGTGCAAAGGTACCTAATCCCGATTTTATTTGGCAATGTTTTGGACCGTGGGATTTTGAACATCGGACCCAGGTAAGTGGATTTGCTCCCGAAAACTGTCGTATCTTGGGATCTGCCAGTCATGACTACTTACGTAAACCGTTCGATGCTCAGAAAGCACAACCTTACTATCCTTTCGATGTGGCAAACAAACCTACAGTATTAATTGCACCTACATGGCATTACGGTGATGTGTTTTCTCATTGGGGAGAAGACAAAGTGATATTTCCAAAGCTTGTTGACCAAATTACTGAATTGGGAGCCAATATTATCTTGCGGTTGCATGATTCATTTCGGTTTGAAGATGAATATCGATCCTTTTTAGAAGGTTTGGCTGATAACCACGATAATGTATTTTTAAAATATAAAAATGAGAATCCCGATAATTTGCTAGATTTGCAGGTTTCCGATCTGCTAATTACAAACTATAGCAGTATTGCGAATCTTTTTTATGCAACCGGTAAACCTACAATTCATGTATACCCAGTCAAAGATGCAGATGAAGAGTTCTTATGGCGAAGCCAAACTGTAGCAGGGGTTTATAAAAGAAAAGTTGATTCAGCTCGTTTTATATGGAAGCTGCCTCCGGAAGAGAATGGTGGACTGATGGCTCATAATTTGAAAGAATTACAAGAGCAAATTGACTACGCAATTAAAAATCCAGAATGCTGTGAAGAATCAGCGAATGAGTTCTTGGATGAATATATGTTGGGAGCTGATGGTAAGAACTGTGAACGAATTTGGAGCTCTTTACAAGAGCTTGTTTATGGTAAGCATTTTGAATCCGATAAAGAGCCTGTCTTGGTTGAAAGCAATAGATAA
- a CDS encoding TrkH family potassium uptake protein has translation MRKSALNNANRGQFNFGTVLGILGSFVFFLGFALLIPMFISFIYDEGVWHTFLYSATIAFVVGGALYYSFKPQHELRVREGFLVVSLTWLFLSLVGALPFVISGILPSYTDAVFETMSGLTTTGATIFNGTTSDGFTNPQIESLPYSILFWRSLAHWLGGMGIIVLTLAILPLLGVGGMQLFQAESPGPTTDKLTPRVQETAKLLWGVYVAFTGVEFLLLWAHPSMDWFDAINHAFATMATGGFSTKNASIEAFDSIYIDTVITIFMFIAGINFAMHFRLLRGDIKSFFDNRETRFYALITLISIVVVSASLWLFDYYPIGSAIRYGSFQVVSIITTTGFGTDNYEVWHTLGAFFLFLLFFTGGCAGSTGGGVKMVRWMIIIRNSFREIKQIVHPKAILPIRIGEKTVDPNIQRTVLSFFVLYLVVFGVGALIMSAMGYGMQSAIGASIACLGNIGPGWGEFGPTDNFAQIPYIGKWVLILFMMIGRLEIFTVLLIFSPTFWRQ, from the coding sequence ATGCGGAAATCAGCTCTTAACAACGCCAATCGTGGCCAATTTAATTTTGGTACTGTTCTTGGCATATTAGGTTCGTTTGTTTTTTTCCTGGGATTTGCACTGCTTATCCCTATGTTCATCTCTTTTATATACGATGAAGGGGTTTGGCATACCTTTCTGTATTCGGCTACCATTGCATTTGTAGTAGGTGGTGCGCTGTATTACTCATTTAAACCCCAACATGAACTTCGTGTGAGAGAAGGGTTCTTAGTCGTGAGCCTCACTTGGTTATTTCTATCCCTGGTTGGGGCCCTCCCCTTCGTTATTTCCGGAATCCTTCCCAGTTATACCGATGCAGTTTTTGAAACAATGAGTGGGCTTACCACAACAGGAGCTACAATTTTTAATGGTACAACCAGTGATGGTTTTACAAATCCACAAATCGAAAGTCTGCCGTATAGTATTTTATTTTGGCGCTCTCTTGCTCACTGGCTCGGGGGTATGGGAATCATTGTATTAACATTAGCTATCCTTCCCCTTTTAGGAGTTGGGGGAATGCAGCTTTTCCAAGCAGAATCGCCCGGTCCTACTACTGATAAACTAACACCACGGGTACAAGAAACAGCCAAACTGTTGTGGGGCGTATACGTAGCCTTCACAGGAGTTGAATTCCTGCTACTCTGGGCACACCCCAGCATGGACTGGTTTGATGCCATAAATCATGCATTTGCAACAATGGCGACCGGTGGGTTTTCTACCAAGAATGCCAGTATTGAAGCCTTTGACTCAATCTATATCGATACTGTTATAACCATTTTTATGTTTATTGCCGGTATTAACTTTGCCATGCACTTTCGGCTGTTGAGGGGAGATATAAAATCTTTTTTTGACAACCGGGAGACCCGTTTCTATGCCCTAATTACTTTAATAAGTATAGTCGTAGTAAGCGCTTCGTTGTGGCTTTTTGATTACTATCCCATTGGCAGTGCCATTCGGTATGGTTCCTTCCAGGTGGTATCTATAATTACCACTACTGGCTTTGGTACCGATAATTATGAAGTATGGCATACTTTGGGGGCATTCTTCCTGTTTCTGCTCTTTTTTACGGGGGGCTGTGCCGGGTCTACCGGTGGTGGGGTTAAAATGGTACGGTGGATGATTATTATCCGTAACTCATTTCGGGAAATAAAACAGATTGTTCACCCAAAAGCCATACTCCCAATTCGTATTGGAGAAAAAACAGTAGATCCTAATATCCAACGGACAGTACTCAGCTTTTTTGTACTATATCTTGTGGTATTTGGTGTAGGAGCGCTCATTATGTCAGCTATGGGATACGGCATGCAGTCAGCTATTGGGGCAAGTATCGCTTGCTTAGGTAATATTGGTCCGGGATGGGGAGAATTTGGACCTACTGATAATTTTGCCCAAATACCATACATCGGTAAATGGGTTCTAATCTTGTTTATGATGATTGGGCGTCTGGAAATCTTTACTGTTCTTCTGATCTTTTCGCCTACCTTCTGGCGTCAGTAA
- a CDS encoding inositol-3-phosphate synthase yields MPSENTQTSKDGKLLVLTPGLGAVATTFIAGVESMRQGLTKPIGSLTQMQTIRLGMRSEGRNPLIKDFVDLAPLSDIEFGGWDVFEDNAYEAAKRAEVLNNEDLEPVADRLKTIEPMSAVFSQDYVKRLDGPNVKEETNKMELAEALREDIRRRMKETNASRAVMIWCGSTEVYQHPTDCHQTIEVFEEGLKNNDESIAPSQIYAYAAIKEGVPYANGAPNLSADFPALEKLAVQNGVPIAGKDFKTGQTLMKTMLAPGFKTRMLGVEGWFSTNILGNRDGEILDDPESFKTKEVSKKGVLDTILQPDLYPDLYDDLYHKVRINYYPPRGDEKEGWDNIDIKGWMGYPMQIKVDFLCRDSILAAPIVLDLALFLDLAKRSDRKGIQEWLSFYFKSPQIVEGHIQEHDIFIQHFRLKNTLRVLGGEEPLTHLSENFDGKY; encoded by the coding sequence ATGCCTTCAGAAAATACGCAGACCTCTAAGGATGGAAAACTATTAGTTTTAACTCCTGGTTTAGGGGCTGTAGCTACTACTTTCATTGCCGGTGTTGAATCTATGCGCCAAGGGCTAACGAAGCCTATAGGTTCTTTGACACAAATGCAGACTATCCGGTTGGGGATGCGATCAGAGGGCCGAAATCCTTTGATTAAAGACTTTGTAGATCTTGCTCCACTATCAGATATTGAATTTGGGGGATGGGACGTATTTGAAGATAATGCTTATGAAGCAGCAAAGCGTGCTGAGGTATTAAATAATGAAGATTTAGAGCCAGTAGCGGATCGTTTAAAAACAATTGAGCCTATGTCTGCCGTTTTTAGTCAAGACTATGTGAAAAGGCTAGATGGACCAAATGTAAAGGAAGAGACCAATAAGATGGAATTGGCAGAGGCTTTACGTGAAGATATCCGCCGTAGAATGAAAGAGACGAATGCAAGTAGAGCTGTCATGATTTGGTGTGGGTCTACAGAAGTTTATCAACACCCCACTGATTGCCATCAGACTATAGAAGTTTTTGAAGAAGGGCTAAAGAACAATGATGAATCTATTGCTCCTTCACAGATATATGCCTATGCAGCTATTAAGGAGGGAGTACCTTATGCAAATGGAGCACCCAACCTCTCTGCTGATTTTCCGGCATTAGAAAAATTAGCTGTTCAAAATGGCGTACCTATTGCTGGGAAAGATTTTAAAACGGGTCAAACGCTAATGAAAACAATGCTTGCTCCCGGATTTAAAACTCGTATGCTGGGTGTAGAAGGTTGGTTCTCTACAAATATCCTTGGTAACAGGGATGGCGAAATTTTAGATGACCCTGAAAGTTTTAAAACTAAGGAAGTCAGTAAGAAAGGGGTGCTTGATACCATTTTACAACCAGATTTATACCCTGATCTCTATGATGATTTATATCATAAGGTGCGTATCAATTATTATCCACCCAGAGGAGATGAGAAAGAGGGATGGGACAATATTGATATTAAAGGTTGGATGGGGTACCCCATGCAGATAAAGGTCGATTTCCTTTGCCGGGATTCCATTTTGGCTGCTCCAATTGTACTGGATCTTGCACTTTTTCTTGATTTAGCAAAACGATCTGACAGGAAGGGTATTCAGGAATGGCTCTCATTCTACTTTAAGAGTCCACAAATTGTAGAAGGACACATTCAAGAGCATGATATTTTCATACAACATTTCCGTTTAAAAAATACTCTGCGTGTATTGGGTGGGGAAGAACCCCTTACACACCTTTCTGAAAATTTTGACGGTAAATATTAA
- a CDS encoding glycosyltransferase family 4 protein, translating into MSDQSHRVALFSTSFLPYSQTFIHEELKAHERYDVDVFCKERLNEERFPYDSYYKPKGKFSEFIYENTAYWPSFDRRIANTNYDLIHAHFGTGAVYALPYKLRHDLPLVVTFHGHDVAALMGMGKYKPKYWRYILYSKKILEEADLMLAVSNEMAEILAEISGRPEAIEVLHLGVNLNTFDPIDYEKRPENEQCQITMIGRFTEKKGHIYALKAFKKVIAETNGAAHLNFVGEGGLLEKCRNYVTEHNLDSNVTFHGILETSGISNILKKSDFLIAPSIVAKDHDREGTPIVLKEANATAIPAIGTYHGGIPEVIDDGKTGFLVPERNTGVLADRMIDLIEHPQKRKEFGIAAREKIEKDYNIKTQVKKLESRYDRLANNK; encoded by the coding sequence ATGTCAGATCAAAGTCATAGAGTTGCTCTATTCTCAACCTCATTTTTACCGTACTCTCAAACATTTATCCATGAAGAGCTAAAGGCCCATGAACGGTATGATGTAGATGTATTTTGCAAAGAACGGTTGAATGAAGAGCGCTTTCCATATGATTCTTATTACAAACCAAAGGGAAAATTTTCGGAATTTATCTATGAAAATACTGCCTATTGGCCTTCTTTTGATCGCCGTATCGCGAATACAAACTATGATCTGATCCATGCTCATTTCGGTACAGGAGCCGTTTATGCTCTACCCTATAAGCTACGGCATGATCTCCCTTTGGTAGTTACTTTTCATGGACATGATGTTGCTGCCCTCATGGGAATGGGAAAATATAAACCCAAATATTGGAGATATATTCTATACTCTAAGAAGATATTAGAAGAAGCAGACCTTATGTTGGCAGTTAGCAATGAAATGGCTGAGATATTAGCAGAAATAAGTGGTCGTCCCGAGGCTATAGAAGTTTTACATCTCGGAGTCAATCTTAATACTTTTGATCCGATAGATTATGAAAAACGCCCGGAAAATGAACAGTGTCAAATTACAATGATCGGTCGTTTTACGGAAAAGAAAGGCCACATATATGCCCTAAAAGCTTTTAAGAAAGTTATTGCAGAAACCAACGGTGCAGCCCATCTTAATTTTGTAGGTGAAGGAGGATTGTTAGAAAAGTGCCGAAATTATGTTACAGAACATAATCTTGACTCAAATGTCACCTTCCATGGTATATTAGAGACGTCGGGAATATCTAATATACTTAAAAAGTCCGACTTTTTAATTGCTCCCAGTATTGTTGCCAAGGATCATGACAGAGAAGGAACACCGATCGTTTTAAAAGAAGCGAATGCAACCGCTATTCCAGCAATAGGCACTTATCATGGTGGTATACCTGAAGTTATTGACGATGGTAAAACAGGTTTTCTAGTACCCGAACGTAATACTGGAGTTCTTGCAGATCGTATGATTGACTTAATAGAGCATCCTCAAAAAAGAAAAGAATTTGGAATTGCAGCACGAGAAAAAATAGAAAAAGATTATAATATCAAAACACAGGTGAAAAAATTAGAATCTCGATATGATCGGCTGGCTAATAATAAATGA